A portion of the Podospora pseudoanserina strain CBS 124.78 chromosome 2, whole genome shotgun sequence genome contains these proteins:
- a CDS encoding hypothetical protein (COG:S; EggNog:ENOG503P761) encodes MVSQTQSQCYTPSSSSSSSSSSSSSGSTTSDTHTTLIGGGGLVPGLGGLGLPPRLGSRSSYNNTSRPYPAVYYSSPTSLPSLDSDRHHHRHHGHGYQLPSHPLHDGHSRGHLSMSDQGGHGGMDGSDSTPQRKRIAVACGRCRKRKIRCSGDPGQGQPCSNCKNANAEPCQFLRVQSREAPFIRSEPVGDSPFGYNVGDARLYHASRAPTYHASPSPHATAYASDLLSTTGHHMGHGSTTDITGISSYRGSTHGGGYSYVPVKPAYYTAAYSSSPHGLAYGVHSDVDNFGGYGLPVPTGEAHHDAPSGIPVMSMPGAPAWPSSRSMKSPSGYGSMYLDPEVTASPTTYTTPPPSAYSAVRGHSAAGDGPNFSFTNMSASLPSSQSDRVLPVPSSTAATTTTTTSHRSSTYPPLSGANKPPTATESSYDSYGSSRTESSGPESIFSDSERAAAFSNSQGPAAFDMSPYGTSSGSTDASGRRDSAYAAAGAGHETGGGHDGPSLPSLSSAYERHHAAVATRH; translated from the exons ATGGTGTCCCAGACCCAGTCCCAGTGTTataccccttcctcctcgtcgtcttcatcgtcgtcttcgtcgtcctcggGTTCTACGACATCCGACACTCACACCACActcatcggcggcggcggactCGTCCCAGGACTCGGTGGACTCGGCCTACCTCCACGACTCGGCAGCCGATCGAGTTACAACAACACTAGCCGACCGTATCCAGCTGTATATTATTCATCTCCCACTAGTTTGCCGTCTCTGGACTCTGAtagacaccaccaccgtcaccacgGGCACGGCTACCAGCTTCCTTCACACCCTCTTCACGACGGCCACTCGCGTGGACACCTGAGTATGTCTGATCAAGGAGGGCACGGAGGTATGGATGGGTCAGACTCCACAccacaaagaaaaagaatcGCTGTTGCT TGTGGAAGGTGTAGAAAGCGAAAGATCAGATGCAGTGGTGACCCGGGGCAAGGGCAGCCATGCTCGAACTGCAAGAATGCCAATGCCGAGCCGTGTCAGTTTCTAAGG GTTCAATCAAGAGAAGCCCCTTTTATCCGAAGTGAGCCGGTTGGCGATAGTCCTTTTGGCTACaatgttggtgatgccagATTATACCACGCATCCCGCGCGCCCACGTATCATGCCTCTCCCAGTCCGCACGCAACAGCCTACGCTTCCGACCTTTTATCCACCACTGGGCATCATATGGGACACGGCAGCACTACCGACATTACAGGTATCTCATCGTACAGAGGCAGCACACATGGCGGCGGCTACTCATACGTCCCGGTCAAACCAGCGTATTACACGGCCGCATACAGCTCCTCGCCACACGGCCTAGCGTACGGGGTCCACTCTGATGTGGACAACTTTGGGGGTTATGGTTTGCCGGTCCCCACCGGAGAAGCCCATCACGATGCCCCCAGCGGCATCCCGGTCATGTCCATGCCTGGGGCCCCAGCTTGGCCATCTAGCAGGAGCATGAAATCTCCGAGCGGGTACGGCAGCATGTATCTGGATCCAGAAGTAACCGCATCCCCAACCACCtacacaacccccccaccatcggCCTACTCAGCAGTCCGGGGCCACTCAGCCGCCGGGGACGGGCCGAATTTCTCCTTCACAAACATGTCAGCTTCGTTGCCATCGTCTCAGTCGGATCGTGTGCTTCCTGTTCCTtcttccaccgccgccaccaccaccaccacgaccagtCACCGCTCCTCCACCTACCCACCTCTCTCAGGGgccaacaaacccccaacgGCCACAGAATCGAGCTACGACAGCTACGGCTCCTCTCGCACCGAGTCCAGCGGCCCAGAAAGTATCTTTAGCGACTCGGAACGCGCTGCAGCCTTCTCGAACAGCCAGGGGCCAGCAGCCTTTGACATGAGCCCGTACGGTACCAGCTCCGGGTCGACCGACGCTTCTGGCCGAAGGGACTCTGCATACGCCGCGGCGGGGGCTGGACACGAGACTGGCGGTGGGCATGACGGGCCGTCGCTGCCTTCCCTGTCGTCTGCGTATGAGAGGCatcatgctgctgttgccaCCCGGCACTAG
- a CDS encoding hypothetical protein (EggNog:ENOG503P9EQ) produces MNATANSSSYSTARATMFDLRSSPVPTMMHHHDRDLALQKYYLLHEQHESLRQHLDELRSPQSASFFSSPSTTTSSLSPTGIIPAPAVSSSRHQFRSSSIPTIMMKRSGSSGCLGEVAQEEAKLCDVNEGIKRVLTELLNCEAVRGDRAFRTWVQSRLMDTERELRSGRRRRSAPDA; encoded by the coding sequence atgaacGCCACCGCCAACTCGTCTTCCTACAGCACCGCCCGTGCCACCATGTTTGATCTGCGCTCCTCTCCAGTGCCGACCATGATGCACCACCACGACCGCGACCTGGCGCTGCAAAAGTACTATCTCCTGCACGAGCAGCACGAGTCACTCCGTCAGCACCTCGATGAGCTCCGATCGCCCCAGTCGgcttcctttttctcctcgccctccaccaCTACGTCATCACTCTCGCCTACCGGCATCATTCCCGCCCCGGCCGTGTCGTCCTCGCGTCACCAGTTCCGCAGCTCGTCCATCCCGACCATTATGATGAAGAGATCTGGGTCGTCGGGCTGCCTGGGGGAAGTCGCccaggaggaggccaaaCTGTGTGACGTCAACGAGGGCATCAAGAGGGTGCTGACGGAGCTGCTCAACTGTGAGGCGGTGAGAGGCGATCGCGCGTTTCGGACGTGGGTCCAGAGCCGACTCATGGATACCGAGCGGGAACTCCGgagtggaaggagaagaCGGAGCGCGCCCGACGCTTAA
- a CDS encoding hypothetical protein (EggNog:ENOG503P0PM): protein MRLRLVVRRHALPDVRVVFSCKTENDPTIANLLEQVNEIIPLESNEWGLEDYTIELRQKDTGTAFDFFHFQQVADVLKDDEEIYIRPLVTNDRRKRRLSGRDQITNDGRHLLDGIPFGRPRLRAAYSRPAVDIPPLKRPRLTYDPHGEEEDDDAQQLMITESGERGRKKARRAGSVRFSAPYDADSDEDVEDDDFGGQNVNEDESDMEPIDEDDMEEQGLDSDSDEDADLEEDVQDDESDLEAELRDLGNDMEPEKGENSITYGEERGVNARRKAKEVEAPIDSRKRGTKRPRDSNEEDDSDAESVASVIKHYDQHGFPSGSILNGTASRYMVEEMRKKGEPVNLPVHTKFEDDDDEGQNDALEEDANEASHHSSSEESGTSDSESDSGPEVASSKVCPPVPGSSEHDLTDSNPDGDDDLSRDEDENNEEAQTTADTKPSGGDDSDGHSDRDDDDDGSSNSESDNEYHDDADSDGASDGSDEGVDLAGDPKSDDDQNSSAPDSDQDSSGKSDSDEADSSDEDSDGSSIDDSNGESSDDDSSASESSSQEAASSGEDSSSDIDSSSDDDSSSDGESSSGDDTSVGQERAVPEPKKIAPSPIKTLQVTEAPAVQSEDAGPPRPGEGKPSTRKRNARRRALAQAKKADARAEALAALAPTAPSTGMTEADSTELASVTEIIAAKKAQMLERIGALTGMIVEELQGDAPSQPASAHDAAPAAQATSRLSETTVAPHKDAACDADGDPDAWRAKINYRAVECCQEGVELSEPPFPFVQRWDPQQKYQHGGRKKRKQRTKDEYQLQDEETPKTKKRRPDVGGIGDYSYDDRGPYYHEASTEYGETTLNYDDEPQEQPERSVSEVREEEEEDDLPPLPADPSTLPLLQPGSAAPGMILTWQQLLMSKATSWAPQVSRLTGIIINLEGHGVLRVRLAKRDQYLDRNEKVYDDEGKRVYDKFELPGMDEEDEEEEEEGYRTLDLSEMMEPRVLQYPSQIVPGTPLVEEPSPSHTANNLEKTTSAQTSATLGHEAPEQSTDETSQVDINTQTLEESVIPESCDPNGSSEDQEAQAAQVMSVEDISMTEDRRHEISQLISEAGFRKEVDPSIANDALSNRSSHSPSRQLTGMSHDALPRPFESSQPQSDLGSRRASRGTTNGVDSRPIWLEPFNGFSDAISLPPSKHRVESPKLALPPSEIGSIQNERQVDPYFSIDLADSSLNALEDDSANRDALRSSPPYAMEDEPSEVESHEEDEQSEDEQAEEEDNVPTPRPSRLARAVSESSSSDESLPSVSELCTQPSTNNSSGVPARDPVQVDVIPLGKSRMSKTTADAEYEEAMRRLDDMEGESEDSNDSGKSDSDDGDSSSDSDIPNVRRGPSTLARRLMVKPIEKPSPRKSQHLKQSSMAKIKMEPVSSHTETCRRRSARTSAQFQVPKRSQVISLLSSPEPALEENYAEDDIDETYKDSQDSDWPDGDGWVKRRPTSAARRVSLSKRGMSVPASSLGLLREKASVPQRIASSQQPDSASSQGLARARKRIADGLFHK from the exons ATGCGTTTGCGACTGGTGGTCCGCCGCCATGCCCTCCCTGACGTACGAGTCGTCTTCAGCTGCAAGACGGAGAATGACCCAACCATTGCAAACTTACTGGAACAAGTCAACGAGATTATCCCCCTAGAGAGCAACGAATGGGGTTTGGAGGACTACACCATCGAGTTGAGACAGAAGGACACGGGCACCGCCTTTGacttcttccacttccagCAAGTGGCCGACGTACtgaaggatgatgaagagattTA CATTCGCCCACTTGTTACAAATGATCGAAGGAAGCGTCGCTTGAGCGGCCGCGATCAGATCACCAATGACGgccgtcatcttcttgacgGTATCCCTTTCGGCCGCCCTCGCCTAAGAGCTGCCTACAGCAGACCTGCAGTGGATATACCGCCCTTGAAACGCCCACGACTTACCTACGATCCacatggcgaggaagaagacgacgatgcTCAACAGCTTATGATCACCGAGTCTGGCGAACGGGGACGGAAGAAAGCCCGCAGGGCCGGAAGTGTCAGGTTCAGTGCGCCATATGACGCCGACTCGGACGAGGATGTAGAAGACGACGATTTTGGTGGTCAGAATGTGAACGAGGACGAGTCGGATATGGAGCCCATCGATGAGGATGACATGGAAGAACAAGGGTTGGACTCAGATTCAGACGAGGATGCAGACCTCGAGGAAGATGTTCAAGATGATGAGTCCGATCTCGAGGCTGAACTAAGGGACCTGGGGAATGATATGGAACCCGAGAAAGGCGAGAACAGCATAACATACGGTGAGGAGCGCGGCGTCAATGCACGAAGGAAGGCGAAGGAAGTCGAGGCTCCCATCGACAGTCGAAAGCGTGGTACCAAGCGACCAAGGGACAGTAATGAGGAAGACGACAGCGACGCTGAATCGGTTGCGTCCGTGATCAAGCATTACGATCAGCATGGATTCCCGAGCGGTTCCATCCTTAATGGCACTGCTTCTAGATACATGGTCGAGGAGATGCGCAAGAAAGGAGAACCTGTCAACCTTCCTGTGCACACCAAgttcgaggatgatgatgatgaaggccAGAATGATGCCCTGGAAGAGGATGCCAATGAAGCTAGCCATCACTCGTCTTCTGAAGAATCAGGCACTAGCGACAGCGAAAGTGACAGTGGACCCGAAGTGGCGTCCTCGAAAGTCTGCCCACCTGTACCAGGCTCCTCAGAACATGATCTCACTGACTCGAACCCGGatggcgacgacgacctgAGCCgtgacgaggatgagaatAACGAGGAGGCCCAAACCACTGCCGACACCAAGCCATCTGGGGGCGACGACAGTGATGGCCATAGCGACagggacgatgacgacgacggcagcagcaatagTGAGAGCGACAATGAGTACCACGATGATGCCGACAGCGATGGCGCCAGTGACGGTAGTGATGAGGGTGTGGATCTCGCCGGTGATCCCAagtctgatgatgatcaaAACAGCAGTGCACCTGATTCTGACCAGGATTCAAGCGGTAAAAGTGATTCCGATGAAGCTGACTCCAGCGACGAGGACTCTGACGGCTCTTCAATCGATGATTCGAACGGTGAATCAAGTGACGACGACAGCTCGGCAAGTGAAAGTTCCAGCCAAGAGGCGGCTTCCAGCGGTGAAGATTCCTCGAGCGACATCGATTCCTCCAGCGATGATGATTCCTCCAGCGATGGCGAATCCTCAAGCGGTGATGACACTTCTGTTGGCCAAGAGCGTGCTGTCCCAGAACCCAAAAAGATCGCGCCCAGTCCCATTAAGACCCTGCAAGTCACCGAAGCACCGGCCGTTCAAAGTGAAGATGCGGGTCCACCTCGCCCTGGGGAAGGCAAGCCATCCACTCGGAAAAGAAACGCTCGACGAAGGGCTCTGGCGCAGGCAAAGAAGGCTGATGCTCGCGCTGAGGCATTAGCGGCGCTAGCTCCTACGGCTCCGAGTACTGGTATGACCGAGGCAGACTCTACCGAGCTTGCCAGTGTAACTGAGATTATCGCTGCGAAGAAGGCACAGATGCTGGAGCGCATTGGAGCTTTGACTGGAATgattgtggaggagttgcAAGGCGATgcccccagccagccagcttcGGCTCACGATGCGGCTCCAGCGGCTCAAGCAACATCTCGGCTGTCTGAAACAACTGTGGCACCCCATAAGGACGCTGCCTGCGATGCGGACGGGGATCCAGATGCCTGGCGAGCCAAGATCAATTATAGGGCTGTCGAGTGCTGCCAGGAGGGCGTGGAGCTCAGTGAGCCTCCATTCCCGTTTGTCCAACGTTGGGATCCCCAGCAGAAATACCAACACGGTGGCcgcaagaagaggaagcagcGTACTAAAGACGAGTATCAGCTTCAAGATGAAGAGACGCCGAAAACGAAAAAGAGAAGGCCAGACGTGGGTGGCATTGGGGACTATAGCTATGATGACAGAGGGCCATATTACCACGAGGCAAGCACGGAATATGGCGAGACTACCCTGAACTACGATGACGAGCCGCAGGAACAACCCGAGCGCAGTGTATCAGAGGttcgggaggaggaggaagaggatgacctTCCGCCGCTTCCCGCAGACCCTTCGACTCTCCCCTTGCTGCAGCCTGGAAGTGCTGCGCCTGGTATGATTCTTACTTGGCAGCAACTTTTGATGTCCAAGGCGACGAGTTGGGCGCCCCAAGTGTCACGCCTGACGGGAATCATTATCAATCTGGAGGGTCATGGTGTTCTTCGGGTCCGGCTTGCCAAAAGAGATCAGTACTTGGACCGAAACGAAAAGGTTTACGATGACGAGGGCAAGCGTGTCTACGACAAGTTTGAACTTCCGGGcatggatgaggaagatgaggaggaggaggaggagggttacCGGACCCTGGATTTATCTGAAATGATGGAGCCCCGCGTCCTGCAGTATCCCTCTCAAATAGTTCCAGGTACGcctttggtggaggagccatCACCGTCCCATaccgccaacaacctcgaaaAGACCACGAGCGCTCAAACATCGGCAACCCTCGGGCATGAAGCACCGGAACAATCTACTGACGAGACATCACAGGTGGATATCAACACTCAGACTCTTGAGGAAAGCGTCATCCCCGAATCTTGTGACCCCAATGGCTCCAGTGAAGATCAGGAGGCCCAGGCCGCTCAGGTGATGTCTGTCGAAGATATATCCATGACGGAAGACAGGCGGCACGAAATCAGTCAGCTGATCAGCGAAGCTGGCTTCCGCAAGGAGGTTGATCCATCCATTGCCAATGACGCACTCTCAAACCGCAGTAGCCACTCGCCCTCACGACAGCTGACGGGTATGTCGCATGATGCGTTGCCGAGACCATTTGAATCCTCGCAGCCTCAAAGCGACTTGGGATCTCGCCGTGCTTCACGCGGTACAACCAACGGCGTTGATTCGCGGCCGATTTGGCTGGAGCCTTTTAATGGGTTCTCGGATGCCATCTCGCTGCCGCCGTCTAAGCATCGGGTTGAGTCCCCCAAACTAGCCCTACCGCCCTCGGAGATTGGCAGCATCCAGAACGAGAGGCAAGTTGACCCATACTTCAGCATCGATCTGGCCGACTCTTCGCTTAATGCACTCGAGGATGACTCTGCCAACCGAGATGCACTCCGCAGCTCGCCTCCTTATGCCATGGAAGATGAACCCAGCGAGGTCGAAAGccatgaggaggatgagcaaTCAGAGGATGAGCaggcagaagaggaggacaaTGTTCCAACGCCTCGTCCTTCTCGCCTTGCACGGGCTGTTTCCGAGTCTTCGTCATCAGACGAATCCCTGCCATCGGTGAGCGAGCTCTGCACTCAGCCTTCGACCAATAACAGTTCGGGTGTGCCGGCCCGGGACCCGGTCCAGGTTGACGTCATTCCACTAGGGAAGTCGCGCATGTCAAAGACAACGGCAGATGCGGAATATGAGGAAGCCATGCGGCGGCTGGATGACATGGAGGGCGAGTCTGAAGACTCTAACGACTCTGGCAAATCAGAttctgatgatggggattCGAGCTCAGACTCGGATATTCCCAACGTCCGCAGAGGCCCATCCACACTTGCACGGAGGCTCATGGTGAAGCCCATTGAGAAGCCGTCGCCTAGGAAGTCACAGCACCTCAAGCAAAGCTCCATGGCAAAGATCAAGATGGAACCTGTGTCGTCCCATACCGAGACTTGCCGGCGTAGAAGCGCGCGCACTTCGGCTCAGTTTCAAGTCCCGAAGAGGTCACAGGTGATATCACTACTTAGCAGTCCCGAGCCTGCGTTGGAAGAAAACTACGCAGAGGACGACATTGACGAGACATATAAGGATTCGCAGGACTCTGACTGGCCCGATGGTGACGGCTGGGTCAAGAGGAGGCCGACGTCAGCAGCAAGGCGGGTTAGCTTGAGCAAGCGAGGTATGAGTGTACCGGCTTCTTCTCTCGGCCTTCTGCGGGAGAAGGCGTCGGTTCCGCAGAGAATTGCAAGCTCGCAGCAGCCGGATAGCGCCAGCAGTCAGGGTTTGGCCAGGGCAAGGAAGCGGATAGCAGATGGCCTCTTTCACAAGtga
- the RIB1 gene encoding GTP cyclohydrolase II (COG:H; BUSCO:EOG09261UWT; EggNog:ENOG503NXHB), which yields MPGQQPDEWQHHAERTTSQLPSFYSPPTDAQHSSQGDADVSHPDFSFSSDPAVGTSATSPSTPKDGDSSSNDNDSNGDDNDGAGTPSNAPPPSSLLSPAFTPPATPGTATPSSLLLSEPRGVPVDSSVPSGGCGSKHPRLLEQLPQVECIVRARIPTTTGAEMFLHLYTNNVDNKEHLAIVFGNTIRSKSLDAVREGETEMDRLVRGAYTGRLYPGRTTSLEKADGSATERQEPEEADKSQPPLVRIHSECYTGETVWSARCDCGEQLDEAARLMSLPSNKAGGIIIYLRQEGRGIGLGEKLKAYNLQDLGSDTVEANLLLRHPADARSYGLATAMLLDLSQKEVRLLTNNPDKIRAVEGPNREVVVKERVAMVPLSWKGKGGFRAPEVEGYLKTKIEKMGHLLDPGALPR from the exons ATGCCCGGCCAGCAGCCAGACGAATGGCAACACCACGCCGAGAGGACGACCAGCCAGTTGCCCTCCTTCTACTCTCCCCCAACAGACGCCCAGCACTCGTCGCAAGGTGATGCCGATGTGTCGCACCCCGacttctccttttcttccgACCCCGCAGTCGGCACTTCTGCCACATCACCGTCCACGCCCAAGGACggagacagcagcagtaaTGATAATGACAGCAACGGCGACGACAATGATGGCGCAGGGACACCATCAAATGCGCCGCCGCCCAGTTCGCTGCTGTCGCCAGCCTTCACACCTCCCGCCACCCCAGGGACCGCTACTCCGTCCAGCCTATTGCTCTCAGAACCGCGCGGCGTCCCAGTCGACAGTTCGGTTCCCTCCGGCGGTTGTGGATCCAAACACCCACGACTCCTCGAGCAACTCCCTCAGGTAGAATGCATCGTCCGCGCGCGTATCCCGACCACCACAGGCGCCGAGATGTTTCTCCACCTCTACACCAACAATGTGGACAACAAGGAACATTTGGCCATCGTGTTTGGAAACACGATCCGCAGCAAGTCACTCGATGCCGTACGCGAGGGCGAGACCGAGATGGATCGCCTTGTGCGGGGCGCCTACACGGGCAGACTGTACCCAGGGAGAACGACAAGCCTGGAAAAGGCTGATGGCTCGGCAACAGAGAGACAAGAACCAGAAGAGGCTGACAAGAGCCAACCACCTCTGGTCAGGATACACAGCGAGTGTTACACAGGCGAAACCGTTTGGTCTGCGCGCTGTGACTGTGGCGAGCAGCTCGACGAGGCTGCGCGGCTCATGTCTCTGCCTTCAAACAAAGCAGGAGGCATCATCATCTATCTGCGGCAGGAGGGTCGCGGCATCGGGCTGGgtgagaagctcaaggcttACAATCTGCAGGATTTGGGGTCGGACACAGTCGAGGCAAACCTGCTCTTGAGACATCCCGCTGATGCGCGGAGCTACGGCCTTGCAACAGCCATGCTGCTTGACCTCAGTCAGAAAGAAGTGCGTCTCTTGACCAACAACCCAGACAAGATTCGCGCCGTGGAGGGACCAAacagggaggtggtggtgaaggagcgTGTGGCCATGGTGCCTCTGTCGTGGAAGGGCAAGGGCGGCTTCAGGGCGCCCGAGGTGGAAGGATATCTGAAGACAAAG ATCGAAAAGATGGGGCATCTCTTAGACCCAGGCGCGTTGCCGAGGTAA
- the CEL6B gene encoding 1,4-beta-D-glucan cellobiohydrolase cel6b (CAZy:GH6; COG:G; EggNog:ENOG503NYTF), protein MGESFLLLQPASPALSPTPSSLLLGPTITMRADVLIAALATGALVAAVPTSPKKPTPPKGDVSNPFVGKTQFVNPEWSNKLTQTYKSFLKKGDVKNAFRTLQAQKVSTFVWVSRLSELSRIDEAIATARRVQKTTGKKQIVGLVLYNLPDRDCSAGESAGELLSGENGFERYKEEFVKPYAQKVAAAKDLEFAIVLEPDSLGNLVTNLNIPLCAGAVDTYRDGIAHAITQLQQDHVHLYIDAAHGGWLGWNDNLPLAADEFAEVLKRADEASGKKNKIRGFATNVSNYNPLHAVVRENYTEWSNSWDESHYASSLAPHLEERGLPAHFIVDQGRVANPGARKEWGEWCNVAPSGFGPAPSTNTNNTVVDAIVWIKPGGESDGECGYFNAPRAGHWHDEFAQQLVQNAHPSVYENWWKFW, encoded by the exons ATGGGGGAGTCTTTCTTGCTTCTTCAGCCAGCCTCTCCAGCTCTGTCTCCCACTCCAtccagccttcttcttggacctaccatcaccatgcGTGCCGACGTCTTGATTGCCGCTCTGGCCACCGGCGCCCTCGTGGCTGCCGTCCCTACCTCCCCCAAGAagcccacccctcccaagGGCGAcgtctccaaccccttcgtTGGCAAGACCCAGTTCGTCAACCCCGAGTGGTCCAACAAGCTCACTCAGACCTACAAGAGCTTCCTCAAGAAGGGCGATGTCAAGAACGCTTTCCGCACCCTTCAGGCCCAGAAGGTCAGCACCTTCGTCTGGGTCTCCCGTCTCTCTGAGCTCTCCAGAATCGACGAGGCCATCGCCACCGCCCGCCGTGTCCAGAAGACGACCGGCAAGAAGCAGATCGTCGGTCTCGTCCTTTACAACCTCCCCGACAGAGATTGCTCCGCTGGCGAGTCCGCCGGTGAGCTCCTGAGCGGCGAGAACGGCTTTGAGCGCTacaaggaggagtttgtcaAGCCCTACGCCCAAAaggtcgccgccgccaaggaCCTCGAGTTCGCCATTGTCCTCGAGCCCGATTCGCTCGGAAACCTggtcaccaacctcaacatccccctctGTGCCGGTGCCGTTGACACCTACCGTGATGGCATCGCCCATGCCATCACCCAGCTCCAGCAGGACCACGTCCACCTCTATATTGACGCCGCCCACGGTGGCTGGCTTGGGTGGAACGACAACCTTCCCCTCGCTGCCGATGAGTTCGCTGAGGTCTTGAAGAGAGCCGACGAGGCTTccggcaagaagaacaagattCGTGGTTTCGCCACCAACGTCTCCAACTACAATCCCCTTCACGCCGTCGTCCGTGAGAACTACACCGAGTGGAGCAACAGCTGGGATGAGAGCCACTATGCCTCCAGCCTGGCCCCCCATCTCGAGGAGCGCGGCCTTCCTGCTCACTTCATTGTTGACCAGGGCCGTGTCGCCAACCCCGGTGCCCGCAAGGAGTG GGGTGAGTGGTGCAACGTTGCCCCCTCCGGATTCGGACCCgctccctccaccaacaccaacaacaccgtcGTTGACGCCATTGTCTGGATCAAGCCCGGCGGTGAGTCTGATGGCGAGTGTGGCTACTTCAACGCTCCCCGCGCCGGCCATTGGCACGACGAGTTTGCCCAGCAGCTCGTCCAGAACGCCCATCCTTCTGTTTATGAGAATTGGTGGAAGTTCTGGTAA
- a CDS encoding hypothetical protein (EggNog:ENOG503NXY2; COG:F), which yields MLESAKNGGNPLKVELRGNPKNSSTPIVVLSSGVFAPATPNGQATTNAEGITTVLSQLPIDVSSAFCFQDAGISAPKTNLVVSPAAALVSPSAQRVFDIRQQGKYKIGFFGMVGMDWDVHSTNVLDDLPKEHKQFLVLRTEYRVDLVVAVTNMRLAEDLLLSGATQEKGLERVDFIFGGYDREAVGTFYPEIVMQSQHSEGESKGKVGSGRYEVTSPEIKGRQNGAAWEGLSVVEMCVKKEGEDLPELDSVAVLLERYPPFASLSPSVRMLKTIDTVTPDLASLTTKPLFVSRSRINAKEAAVRHSETKVGNFIADSMMAYYDADIVLFPSGAIRCDRILGSASEEQRQFEVIGADIIDCLPFQNQLVLKLITAKAMRAALENFVSERHADGRFLQIGGLRVNASLARPEGDRIVFAKWVLQEHVNGTRIEEHIREEKNYTVAMTEWLANGWGGFSMLRKGQLLREGEAQGMTDTDLFFKAFGEWSDIDNAFISMATGNRKKKQAPVAVKKYLNNPYLSSRNSGLWAVRYKMVLGKHDEKGVPIVSPKVDGRIHFHKDLKISRNSHREGVLDR from the exons ATGCTCGAGTCGGCCAAAAACGGGGGGAACCCCTTGAAGGTTGAACTCCGGGGCAATCCTAaaaactcctccaccccgaTTGTGGTTCTCAGCAGTGGCGTCTTTGCCCCAGCTACCCCGAACGGGCAAGCCACTACAAATGCGGAGGGGATCACGACTGTTTTATCACAGCTGCCCATTGATGTA TCCTCCGCATTTTGCTTTCAAGACGCCGGTATCTCCGCCCCCAAGACCAATCTCGTCGtgtcccccgccgccgcgctGGTATCTCCTTCAGCCCAACGCGTCTTTGATATCCGGCAGCAGGGAAAGTACAAGATTGGCTTCTTTGGCATGGTTGGCATGGACTGGGATGTCCACTCCACCAATGTGTTAGATGATCTACCTAAGGAGCACAAGCAGTTTCTT GTGCTGAGGACAGAGTACAGGGTTGATCTTGTGGTTGCCGTGACGAATATGAGACTGGCGGAGGACCTCCTTCTCAGTGGTGCGACGCAGGAAAAGGGGCTCGAGAGGGTGGATTTTATCTTTGGAGGTTATGACCGTGAGGCCGTGGGGACTTTTTACCCTGAGATTGTGATGCAGTCCCAGCACAGCGAGGGGGAAAGCAAGGGTAAGGTGGGCAGTGGTCGATACGAGGTCACCAGTCCAGAGATCAAGGGTCGTCAAAACGGCGCGGCGTGGGAAGGGTTGAGTGTGGTGGAGATGTGCGTCAAAAAAGAGGGCGAGGACTTGCCGGAGCTGGACAGT GTGGCTGTGTTGCTTGAACGCTACCCACCTTTTGCATCTCTTTCTCCCTCGGTCCGCATGCTCAAGACAATTGACACTGTCACTCCTGACCTCGCCAGCTTGACCACCAAGCCCCTTTTCGTCTCTCGCTCCAGGATCAACGCTAAAGAGGCAGCTGTCCGGCATTCTGAGACCAAGGTTGGCAATTTCATTGCCGATTCCATGATGGCCTACTACGACGCTGACATAGTCCTGTTCCCGTCTGGTGCCATAAGATGTGACCGGATTCTTGGATCCGCATCTGAGGAGCAGCGACAGTTCGAAGTGATCGGGGCTGACATCATTGATTGCTTGCCGTTCCAGAACCAGCTTGTATTGAAGCTGATCACCGCGAAGGCGATGAGAGCTGCGTTGGAGAACTTCGTGTCCGAGAGGCACGCCGATGGCCGCTTTCTTCAGATAGGAGGCTTGAGGGTGAATGCCTCACTGGCGAGGCCCGAAGGGGACAGAATTGTCTTTGCGAAATGGGTTCTCCAAGAGCATGTCAATGGCACGCGGATTGAAGAGCATATTCGTGAAGAGAAAAATTACACCGTTGCCATGACTGAGTGGTTGGCCAACGGCTGGGGAGGTTTCTCTATGCTCCGCAAGGGACAATTATTGCGAGAGGGTGAAGCGCAAGGCATGACCGACACCGACCTCTTTTTCAAGGCTTTTGGGGAGTGGTCAGACATCGACAACGCGTTTATTTCCATGGCCACCGGGAacagaaagaagaagcaggcccCGGTGGCTGTGAAAAAGTACCTGAACAATCCGTATCTGAGCAGTCGGAACTCCGGTCTTTGGGCCGTCAGGTATAAGATGGTGCTTGGCAAACACGATGAAAAGGGGGTCCCCATTGTCTCACCAAAAGTTGATGGAAGAATCCATTTCCACAAAGACCTGAAAATCTCGAGAAATTCGCACAGAGAGGGGGTCCTAGATAGATAG